A single Pseudodesulfovibrio aespoeensis Aspo-2 DNA region contains:
- a CDS encoding ISL3 family transposase translates to MSTSLLYHAFGLQGYDYIRQSYVAGSLIFSVRPKPKMVICSCCGSRDVLRRGQSERWLRTVPIGFKPVWLAIEVPRVECRACGCVRRIDIKIAEPRRWYTRAFERFALALSKVMTMLDVSNLLGIGWDGVKDILKRHLQVRFGRPRLSRLKYIAIDEISVRKGHKYLSLVMDLQSGAVVFVGDGKGADALIPFWARLKRSRIKIRAVATDMSTAYIGSVLENLPGVPLVFDHFHVVKLMNDKLTEVRRKLYQELSCTLARNVLKGSRWILLKNPENLNKERGEDGRLEEALRMNEPLAKSYYLKEDLRQIWNQADKMAAEGFLQGWIERAMESGIGPLMQMGKTMAAYRSGILAWYDHPISSGPMEGTNNKIKTLKRQAYGYRDLEFFKLRIMGIHEAKYALAG, encoded by the coding sequence ATGTCCACGAGTCTTCTGTACCATGCCTTCGGACTGCAAGGCTATGACTACATCCGGCAGTCGTATGTCGCCGGGAGTTTGATTTTTTCTGTCCGGCCAAAGCCCAAGATGGTTATTTGCTCTTGCTGCGGGAGTCGCGATGTCCTTCGACGGGGCCAGTCGGAGCGATGGCTACGAACGGTTCCCATCGGTTTCAAGCCAGTATGGCTTGCCATCGAAGTTCCTCGGGTGGAATGCAGAGCCTGTGGCTGTGTTCGTCGAATCGACATCAAGATAGCCGAGCCCAGACGCTGGTACACCAGAGCTTTCGAGCGTTTTGCGTTGGCCTTGAGCAAGGTGATGACGATGCTTGATGTCTCAAATCTGCTTGGCATTGGCTGGGATGGGGTCAAGGACATCCTCAAACGCCATCTGCAAGTTCGCTTCGGTAGACCGCGACTATCCAGGCTCAAGTACATCGCCATCGACGAGATCAGCGTCCGCAAGGGGCACAAGTACCTGAGCCTGGTCATGGACCTGCAAAGCGGTGCTGTCGTGTTCGTTGGAGACGGTAAGGGAGCCGATGCGCTGATTCCGTTTTGGGCACGACTGAAGCGTTCACGGATCAAAATCCGTGCTGTGGCAACGGATATGAGTACTGCCTACATCGGATCGGTGTTGGAGAACCTGCCTGGGGTGCCCTTGGTTTTTGACCATTTCCATGTGGTCAAGCTGATGAACGACAAACTCACTGAGGTCCGGCGCAAACTCTACCAAGAGCTAAGCTGCACGCTGGCCAGGAACGTGCTCAAGGGTAGCCGGTGGATTCTGCTGAAGAACCCGGAGAACCTGAACAAGGAGCGGGGCGAGGATGGTCGGCTTGAGGAGGCGTTGCGGATGAACGAGCCGCTGGCCAAGTCCTACTACCTCAAGGAGGATCTGCGGCAGATATGGAACCAGGCAGACAAGATGGCAGCAGAAGGCTTTCTGCAAGGCTGGATAGAACGGGCAATGGAGTCAGGAATTGGCCCATTGATGCAGATGGGCAAAACCATGGCAGCATATCGCTCCGGCATCCTCGCCTGGTACGACCACCCCATCTCATCGGGGCCAATGGAAGGAACGAACAACAAGATCAAAACGCTCAAGCGTCAAGCCTACGGCTACCGCGATCTGGAATTCTTCAAGCTCAGAATCATGGGCATTCATGAAGCGAAGTACGCTTTAGCCGGATGA
- a CDS encoding two-partner secretion domain-containing protein, which yields MLESLKQLLIAFMIGLILCPPSMVYAAGIQVDGGAPAANQATMDAAPNGVPVVNIATPQNGMSHNMFTDFNVTSQGVILNNSVNPGVSQLGGVLAPNANLGGSAASTILNEVTGGGRSSIQGHTEIFGQSANYILANPNGISINGGGFINTPKATLTTGTPQFSGGAFQGLDVRGGDILVEGAGINTNNIDAFELVTRAAQINADIYAKRLDIITGQNRHNPVSGTTTPLVPDGSVVPTVSIDSAALGGMYAGRITLVGTEAGVGVNIQGIVQATEHLEMTADGKIQIKNAASSAQTLALTSTNDSVEVSGTVKAVGTATLTGQTVTVAKLDPADTPKVNAGNVVINAGTLDNQALIAGDSTVAIAATNINNTGTIYSSDTATLRVANTLLNNRGIILSKNDMTLEGTTAGLKMGTLQNDSGSIESLDGSLTFRATSFHNNNSQFTLVEGADILKMDEGCMWWYNDQAGQATRLFNQYIGPTPASGIGGNIMFIYPLQMDAIGLAADKHAYTRAEIQAAIAQTDAELAINPNYLNASQKGQLSSIRSYANNPRYVYFGRTIGRTDGFALRATVTRDTATGHDLGGTIAAQNNILIEAGDAKNTVSNITTATGDITINANTFENVGSGIYERTTIKYGRGIFHSHESPNYIPTGGGTEVYLTPIDYAYGTIDAGNKVTISSGAVANGVTERNGIIVAPDPATQQQKVTDVTALTSVIPVNGLFRENTNPAHNYAIETDPSLTNLDTFYGSDYALTRMGFNPNDEANKRLGDAFYETQLVRNQILELTGRRFFEDGIATDTAQMVALMDNAIQARTDLNLSVGLALSAEQVAALGADIVWFERQTVNGQEVLVPVVYLGSNSLNRIAQGGSVIIGKDTLIEASGEVFNQGLMVAANDIEINADTIFNRQGTISGQNVGLTATDSVRVMGGFIRGDSVALTAGNDVVIASDTVEFKDTDTTATQVAMAGKVEAANGLTIEAGRDIGILGAEVTAGGDATLKAGGNVAISTVETKTQSATSGSGYNSHTDTTTNRRSDINTGGALTVEAGQDVAVHGSQIEADGNVDIKAGGNVSVTAATDKTDFYSHNSGGGGGFFGGKKSTTIDVKEQRNVASTIKSGGSVTAEAGASGAGSLLLQGSQIKATQNVTLKAEGDIQVAPNQIENYAKYESTSTGFMGAKSMTLDESSTTTNVRPEIEAGEKVVLNAKNDVVLQSARIKSGDTTEIIAEEGKVAMLVTKDKKYERKMDTDMGFLTWSSSDVGAIDETVIHTLIESGGALTITTPEGVIVEFKESTGDVRKDAELLSNVEGLKWMEDLLERDDVDWVAVQEIHDSWDKSDGGLGAGGMLIIALIASAVTAGAASGLALAATGLEFVTINGVSTLAVAGSNGAILASSMEMAMYTAISAGVTSLSAQISVSLVDAAAGGDLGNNLSGIASIDGLRSLAATMIMAGTLSTYAGDFAKMGAPGEIMAKTTVKTLTSTIVGGEDLEQSFRTALGSTFASYAKGEITSNQLNDTVNLILTGATGAAGSAIAGGDPMQGALSAIVAELADQIKAPDLTEEQKAEAKPYAEASKAVYGDGDKLPENLEEVDLAAKGIKSEIMETTSSGLQSRLYQNKGSSG from the coding sequence ATGCTTGAATCTTTGAAACAACTGCTGATTGCCTTCATGATCGGGCTGATTTTGTGCCCGCCTTCTATGGTATATGCTGCTGGCATCCAAGTGGACGGCGGTGCACCGGCTGCGAACCAGGCGACCATGGACGCGGCACCTAACGGTGTGCCCGTGGTCAACATTGCGACACCGCAAAACGGCATGTCACACAACATGTTTACCGACTTCAATGTCACCTCACAGGGCGTCATCCTCAACAACAGCGTCAATCCCGGCGTCTCGCAGCTCGGCGGAGTCTTGGCCCCCAACGCCAATCTCGGTGGCAGTGCGGCGAGTACCATCCTTAACGAGGTGACCGGCGGCGGGCGTTCCAGCATTCAGGGCCACACCGAGATATTCGGTCAGTCAGCCAACTATATTCTGGCCAACCCCAACGGCATTTCCATCAACGGCGGCGGGTTCATCAATACACCCAAGGCCACGCTGACCACCGGAACACCCCAGTTCAGCGGCGGCGCGTTCCAGGGTCTGGACGTTCGCGGCGGCGACATCCTTGTCGAGGGTGCGGGCATCAACACCAACAACATCGACGCCTTCGAGCTAGTCACCCGCGCGGCGCAGATCAATGCCGACATCTATGCCAAACGGCTGGACATCATCACCGGTCAGAACCGTCACAATCCTGTTTCCGGCACAACCACGCCGCTTGTCCCGGACGGTTCTGTCGTGCCTACCGTCTCCATCGATTCCGCAGCCCTTGGCGGCATGTACGCGGGCCGCATCACGCTCGTCGGCACCGAGGCGGGCGTGGGCGTCAATATCCAGGGTATTGTCCAGGCCACCGAACATCTGGAGATGACGGCGGACGGTAAGATTCAGATCAAGAATGCGGCCTCGTCTGCGCAGACCCTGGCCCTGACATCCACAAATGACAGTGTGGAAGTTTCCGGCACGGTCAAGGCGGTTGGTACAGCGACCCTGACCGGCCAAACCGTGACCGTGGCCAAGCTCGATCCGGCAGATACACCCAAGGTGAACGCGGGCAATGTCGTGATTAATGCCGGGACACTGGACAATCAGGCACTCATCGCGGGCGACAGCACCGTTGCCATCGCTGCCACCAATATCAATAACACCGGCACTATCTACTCTAGCGATACCGCCACTCTTCGTGTTGCTAACACTCTGCTCAATAATCGCGGTATTATCCTGTCCAAGAACGACATGACCCTTGAAGGCACGACAGCGGGCTTGAAAATGGGCACGCTGCAAAATGATTCGGGCTCCATCGAATCCTTGGACGGCAGCCTGACGTTCAGGGCAACGAGTTTTCATAACAACAACTCGCAATTTACCTTGGTCGAGGGTGCGGACATTCTCAAGATGGATGAAGGCTGCATGTGGTGGTACAACGATCAGGCCGGTCAGGCAACTCGGCTTTTTAATCAGTATATCGGTCCTACTCCTGCAAGCGGTATCGGCGGAAACATTATGTTCATTTATCCGCTGCAGATGGATGCCATTGGGCTGGCGGCGGACAAACATGCTTACACCCGCGCCGAGATTCAGGCAGCCATAGCCCAGACAGATGCCGAGCTGGCAATTAATCCTAACTATCTGAACGCTTCGCAAAAGGGGCAACTGAGCAGCATCAGATCATACGCAAACAACCCTCGGTATGTTTACTTCGGTCGCACCATAGGCCGTACTGACGGGTTTGCCCTTCGTGCCACCGTAACCCGCGACACCGCCACAGGCCATGATCTAGGCGGCACCATCGCGGCGCAGAACAATATCCTCATCGAAGCGGGCGATGCAAAAAACACGGTCAGCAATATAACGACCGCCACAGGCGACATTACCATAAATGCCAACACGTTTGAGAACGTGGGCAGCGGAATATACGAGCGCACGACCATCAAGTACGGGCGCGGTATTTTCCACAGTCACGAGTCGCCCAATTATATCCCCACGGGCGGCGGTACCGAGGTGTATCTCACGCCTATCGACTACGCCTACGGCACCATTGACGCGGGCAACAAGGTCACCATCTCTTCCGGGGCCGTGGCTAACGGCGTGACCGAGCGTAACGGCATCATCGTCGCGCCAGATCCGGCCACGCAGCAGCAGAAAGTGACGGACGTCACCGCCCTGACCTCTGTCATCCCGGTTAACGGTCTGTTCCGGGAGAATACGAATCCGGCGCACAACTACGCCATTGAGACAGATCCGAGTCTCACCAATCTGGACACTTTCTATGGCTCGGATTACGCCCTGACCCGCATGGGGTTCAATCCCAATGACGAGGCGAACAAGCGACTCGGCGATGCCTTTTATGAAACCCAATTGGTGCGCAATCAGATCCTTGAGCTGACCGGGCGCAGATTTTTCGAGGACGGCATCGCCACAGACACGGCCCAGATGGTCGCGCTCATGGATAACGCCATCCAGGCCAGGACTGATCTCAATCTGAGCGTGGGCCTCGCCCTGAGCGCCGAGCAGGTGGCGGCGCTCGGTGCCGATATCGTTTGGTTTGAGCGGCAGACGGTGAACGGCCAGGAAGTGCTTGTGCCGGTGGTCTACCTCGGTTCGAACAGTCTGAACCGCATCGCGCAGGGCGGCTCGGTCATCATTGGCAAGGACACCTTGATCGAGGCATCGGGTGAGGTCTTCAACCAGGGGCTGATGGTTGCGGCCAATGATATCGAGATCAATGCCGATACCATCTTCAACCGCCAGGGCACGATCTCCGGGCAGAATGTGGGGCTGACTGCCACGGATTCCGTCCGCGTCATGGGCGGCTTCATCAGGGGTGATTCTGTCGCGCTCACGGCGGGCAATGATGTCGTGATCGCCTCTGACACGGTCGAGTTCAAGGACACGGACACCACCGCCACTCAGGTCGCCATGGCCGGAAAAGTCGAGGCCGCGAACGGGCTCACCATTGAGGCTGGCCGCGATATCGGCATCCTCGGTGCAGAGGTGACCGCAGGCGGTGACGCCACGCTCAAGGCTGGTGGCAACGTCGCCATCTCCACCGTGGAAACAAAGACGCAGAGCGCGACATCCGGCTCCGGCTACAACAGCCACACTGACACCACGACCAACCGTCGCAGTGACATCAATACTGGCGGTGCTTTGACTGTCGAAGCAGGCCAGGATGTAGCGGTCCACGGTAGCCAGATCGAAGCAGACGGCAACGTTGATATTAAGGCGGGCGGCAACGTGTCCGTCACGGCAGCTACGGACAAGACCGACTTCTATTCCCACAACTCCGGCGGCGGTGGTGGCTTCTTTGGTGGCAAGAAATCCACGACCATCGATGTGAAGGAACAACGGAATGTTGCTTCCACCATCAAGTCCGGTGGCTCGGTCACGGCAGAGGCCGGGGCGAGCGGCGCGGGTAGTCTTTTGCTCCAAGGCAGCCAGATCAAGGCGACTCAAAATGTCACCCTCAAAGCTGAGGGAGACATTCAGGTCGCACCGAATCAGATTGAGAATTACGCCAAATATGAATCTACGAGCACTGGCTTCATGGGTGCAAAATCCATGACTCTTGATGAGAGCAGCACGACCACCAATGTTCGCCCGGAAATCGAGGCGGGAGAGAAGGTGGTTCTCAACGCCAAAAATGACGTCGTCCTCCAGTCCGCACGCATCAAGTCCGGCGATACCACGGAGATCATTGCCGAGGAAGGCAAGGTCGCCATGCTGGTGACCAAGGACAAGAAATATGAGCGCAAAATGGACACCGATATGGGCTTCCTCACATGGTCGTCCAGTGATGTCGGTGCCATCGACGAAACCGTCATCCACACGCTCATAGAGTCTGGCGGTGCGCTGACAATAACCACGCCCGAAGGCGTGATCGTGGAGTTCAAGGAATCCACCGGCGATGTCCGCAAGGACGCCGAACTGCTCTCCAACGTCGAAGGCCTCAAATGGATGGAAGACCTCCTTGAGCGTGACGATGTTGACTGGGTGGCAGTTCAGGAAATCCACGATTCATGGGATAAATCGGACGGTGGCCTCGGCGCGGGCGGGATGCTCATCATCGCTCTCATCGCGTCTGCGGTGACGGCGGGTGCGGCGTCAGGTTTGGCTTTGGCAGCGACTGGACTCGAATTTGTTACGATCAACGGGGTTTCGACGCTCGCAGTCGCTGGCTCCAATGGGGCGATCCTGGCCAGCAGCATGGAAATGGCGATGTATACAGCCATCTCTGCCGGGGTTACGTCTCTCAGTGCTCAGATATCTGTCAGCCTTGTCGATGCTGCCGCAGGTGGCGATCTGGGCAACAACCTATCCGGCATTGCTTCCATCGACGGTCTGCGCTCCCTGGCTGCCACCATGATCATGGCCGGGACGCTCAGTACCTATGCCGGTGACTTTGCTAAAATGGGCGCTCCCGGCGAAATCATGGCAAAGACAACCGTAAAAACTCTTACAAGCACCATAGTCGGCGGCGAAGACCTTGAGCAATCCTTCCGCACTGCTCTGGGTTCCACCTTTGCAAGCTACGCAAAAGGTGAGATAACCTCCAATCAGTTGAACGATACGGTCAATCTCATCCTCACCGGCGCAACCGGCGCAGCTGGCTCAGCCATTGCAGGCGGCGATCCCATGCAGGGAGCCTTGAGTGCCATTGTGGCTGAACTTGCGGATCAGATCAAAGCTCCGGATTTGACGGAAGAGCAGAAGGCTGAAGCCAAACCGTATGCAGAGGCAAGCAAGGCTGTGTATGGAGATGGCGATAAGCTGCCTGAAAATCTTGAGGAAGTAGATTTGGCTGCTAAGGGAATAAAGTCAGAAATCATGGAGACTACCAGCTCGGGCTTACAGTCTAGGCTGTATCAGAACAAAGGTTCATCCGGGTGA
- a CDS encoding ShlB/FhaC/HecB family hemolysin secretion/activation protein gives MVSAVGGSFSRLQKSAYFLGFIVLLLTPVLGHGAPVDDAIRQQNQIQQQQEQRRLDLERQHREEMDKPPSGEDLRLPEMPKAAPDAPCFTAHSIELSGATLLSRAEINQLIAPYLGQCLTFNDANNLIRDITNAYIDKGYVTTRAAIPEQDFSNGKLVILVVEGRVESIEFKDGQGRIRELKAAFPLITGDFLNLRDIEQGLDQMNRLPSNNAKMELLPGTKPGTSCIVVDNTPSKTWRASFGMDNSGQDSTGRNQYLFSFSKDNLVGVNDLLNLYMNADSDAWLTGEHQKSATFNGFYSVPLGYWTFSGALSYYDYRTTVSSGGINYSSYGDTTTTTLSADRVLHRDANSKTALTLSHVLRDTQNYFNGARLASTSQVLSSLGASLNHSHRILGGYASGQIGYSHGIPILGAKRDKNPERDEPRAQFSKFTAYGSFFRPFQLGQANFSWNTQLSGQWAPHTLYSSERISIGSRYTVRGFHDDSLSGDIGGYVRNELALTMPDVKAKYPATTQWLGQVQFYAGYDFGAIRRDTKEAEEQGSLQGAALGFRTSGGSLIMDFTVSRPLDAPAFLKTSELEFYSSIKYSF, from the coding sequence GTGGTCTCAGCAGTCGGGGGATCATTCAGTCGTCTTCAAAAATCTGCCTATTTTCTTGGATTTATTGTTCTGCTACTGACACCTGTTTTGGGGCATGGTGCACCGGTCGATGATGCCATTCGGCAACAGAACCAGATTCAGCAGCAGCAGGAACAACGGCGTTTGGACCTGGAACGCCAGCACAGGGAGGAAATGGACAAGCCGCCCTCTGGTGAGGACTTACGCCTTCCTGAAATGCCGAAAGCCGCGCCGGATGCACCCTGCTTTACGGCCCATTCCATTGAATTGTCCGGTGCCACACTCCTCAGCAGAGCGGAAATCAACCAGCTCATAGCGCCGTATCTCGGGCAATGCCTGACCTTCAACGATGCGAACAATCTCATTCGTGACATTACCAATGCGTATATTGACAAGGGATATGTCACCACCAGAGCCGCCATTCCCGAACAGGATTTTTCCAATGGTAAACTGGTTATTCTGGTTGTCGAAGGACGGGTGGAAAGCATTGAGTTCAAGGACGGTCAGGGACGAATCCGTGAACTGAAGGCTGCATTCCCGTTGATAACCGGCGATTTCCTGAACCTGCGCGATATCGAGCAGGGGCTGGATCAGATGAACCGGCTCCCCTCCAATAACGCGAAGATGGAACTGCTCCCCGGCACGAAACCGGGCACAAGTTGTATCGTGGTCGACAATACCCCGTCTAAAACATGGCGGGCCTCCTTTGGAATGGACAACTCCGGTCAGGATTCCACCGGACGCAATCAATATCTCTTTTCCTTTTCCAAGGACAATCTGGTGGGGGTGAACGACCTGCTCAACCTCTACATGAACGCCGACTCCGATGCGTGGCTGACAGGCGAACATCAAAAGAGCGCCACTTTCAACGGGTTTTACTCCGTACCACTGGGATATTGGACCTTTTCCGGTGCGCTCAGTTACTATGATTACCGCACCACCGTTTCAAGCGGCGGTATCAATTACAGCTCATACGGGGACACGACCACGACTACCCTGTCCGCCGATCGGGTGCTTCACCGTGATGCCAACAGCAAGACCGCGCTGACGCTTTCCCATGTTCTTCGCGATACGCAGAACTATTTCAATGGCGCACGGTTGGCTTCCACCAGTCAGGTCTTGTCATCGCTTGGCGCGTCCCTGAATCACAGCCACCGGATTCTCGGCGGGTATGCTTCAGGCCAGATCGGCTACAGCCATGGCATCCCCATCCTGGGCGCAAAGCGTGACAAAAATCCTGAGCGGGATGAGCCGCGTGCTCAGTTCAGCAAATTCACCGCATACGGCAGCTTCTTCCGGCCCTTTCAACTGGGCCAAGCCAATTTTTCGTGGAACACCCAGCTTTCTGGGCAATGGGCACCACACACGCTTTACAGCTCCGAACGCATCAGTATCGGCAGCCGCTACACGGTACGTGGATTTCACGACGACAGCCTGAGCGGCGACATCGGGGGCTATGTGCGTAACGAGCTGGCTCTGACCATGCCGGATGTGAAGGCGAAATATCCAGCGACAACCCAGTGGTTGGGCCAGGTGCAGTTCTATGCCGGGTATGATTTCGGGGCAATCCGCCGCGACACGAAAGAGGCAGAAGAGCAGGGCTCGCTCCAGGGTGCTGCTCTTGGCTTCCGTACATCCGGCGGTAGCCTGATTATGGACTTTACCGTGTCACGCCCTCTGGATGCGCCAGCGTTTCTGAAAACGAGTGAACTCGAATTTTATTCTTCCATCAAATATTCTTTCTAG
- a CDS encoding IS1595 family transposase: MKKSRLGKEKQLRLIEHFVAGTTARCAANLVGVNIKTAAYYFHRLREVITEETNNEGLLSGEFEVDESYFGGRRKGKRGRGTAGKVPVFGILKRGGKVYAQVIPDAKSKTLLPIIQEKVQPDSIVYSDCWRGYNVLDVSEFKHFRINHSKLFADSHNHINGIENFWNQAKRHMRKFNGIPAKHFPLFLKECEWRFNNSNPRSQFKQLKQLVKKHMG; the protein is encoded by the coding sequence ATGAAAAAAAGCCGTTTAGGGAAAGAAAAGCAGCTCCGCTTGATAGAGCATTTTGTGGCTGGTACCACAGCGCGTTGTGCTGCTAATCTGGTTGGTGTGAATATTAAAACTGCCGCTTATTACTTTCATCGGCTCCGAGAAGTCATCACAGAAGAGACCAATAATGAAGGGTTACTTTCTGGCGAATTCGAGGTGGATGAAAGCTATTTTGGAGGCAGGCGAAAAGGCAAGAGAGGGCGTGGTACAGCGGGCAAGGTTCCCGTTTTTGGAATTCTTAAAAGGGGCGGGAAGGTATACGCACAGGTGATTCCTGATGCCAAAAGCAAAACCTTGTTGCCAATTATTCAGGAAAAGGTTCAACCTGATAGCATCGTGTACTCTGACTGCTGGCGTGGCTATAACGTATTGGATGTTTCTGAGTTCAAGCACTTCAGGATCAACCACTCAAAACTGTTCGCAGACAGCCACAATCACATCAATGGCATTGAGAACTTTTGGAACCAGGCCAAGCGCCATATGAGGAAATTTAATGGTATCCCAGCCAAACATTTTCCTCTATTTTTAAAGGAATGTGAGTGGCGTTTTAACAACAGTAATCCACGAAGTCAGTTTAAACAATTGAAACAGTTGGTTAAGAAACATATGGGCTAG
- a CDS encoding autotransporter outer membrane beta-barrel domain-containing protein: protein MFFSQGLTDTLCSARLSSPPRVALLFCAVFSLGFILLLPQNGVAASVTYDGTDTNPDVIGNPTTEGGAISIGGSSIDAHKENTFSSDNSVTIISGSVTKGIYGGYFFGETTEGDVASSRNTVTIDPGGATPYAGGISVRIYGGYAESEKSSSMTASDNTVTINGGQGYSAYGGSAKIESYGSYTATASGNSVNFNGGSLADLVGGIAISAHGGSTHAAASGNTVAISGGTVSQVWGGYADANSGSADARNNIVTISGGTILWDVNGGQASGGTTGQATHNTVTISGSPNLTAASLYGGSANSEAFSGNTLNVKTSGLTAKAISNFEHLNFYLPSTLSADDTVLTVTGTADLTGSGGRSSIVNVGIDGSSSPLLKGDSITLINAAALVTNGSLNAGASGTGMQGVTLVYNFDLTVENNKLLAKVSSTGAAVNEQSKALSEGFVSGLGMVTQGADVAAGQGMDSAVSAAKAGVAGGAGAPAGFGAVSGGSMRYNSGSHVDINSVSLMAGLAWGADSSLGRLTVGPFVEFGSGSYNTYNSFSAAASVKGDGSTRYVGGGVLGRVDLANAGPGNFYVEASGRAGGLENEYDSYDLRNAAGRSAEYDSSSTYYGWHLGTGYVWSMAENTSLDLYGKYFWTRQEGDSVTLSTGDNISFKDVDSSRVRLGSRFSHAVSEYITPYIGAAYEHEFDGMARATTNGLDMAVPSMRGDTGTCELGLVSAPWASVPLSLDLGVQGYVGKREGVTGSLKLTYEF, encoded by the coding sequence ATGTTTTTTTCCCAAGGATTGACTGACACCTTGTGCAGCGCAAGGCTTTCTTCGCCGCCTCGTGTTGCTCTGTTGTTTTGCGCCGTGTTTTCGCTTGGATTCATTCTCTTGCTGCCACAAAATGGCGTTGCCGCTTCCGTGACGTATGACGGGACTGACACCAATCCTGATGTGATAGGCAACCCCACGACCGAAGGCGGGGCTATAAGCATTGGTGGGTCAAGTATCGATGCGCATAAAGAGAACACTTTTTCATCAGACAATAGCGTGACCATCATTAGCGGGAGCGTCACTAAAGGAATATACGGTGGGTATTTTTTCGGAGAAACCACCGAGGGGGATGTGGCGTCCAGTCGCAACACAGTAACCATAGATCCTGGCGGTGCAACACCATATGCAGGAGGTATTAGTGTCCGTATATATGGAGGATATGCTGAATCTGAAAAGTCTTCGTCAATGACTGCCTCAGATAATACGGTGACGATCAACGGGGGGCAAGGGTATTCCGCATATGGCGGCTCGGCTAAGATCGAAAGTTACGGCAGTTACACCGCTACGGCCTCCGGCAATAGTGTCAACTTCAACGGAGGTTCCCTAGCTGACCTTGTCGGCGGGATAGCAATTTCTGCGCATGGCGGGTCAACACACGCTGCTGCCTCCGGCAATACCGTTGCTATCAGCGGCGGTACCGTTTCGCAAGTTTGGGGCGGGTATGCCGATGCAAACTCCGGCAGTGCAGACGCCAGAAACAATATTGTGACCATCAGCGGTGGCACTATCCTCTGGGATGTTAACGGCGGGCAGGCCTCTGGAGGAACCACCGGACAGGCCACACACAATACCGTGACCATCAGCGGTTCCCCGAATCTGACAGCCGCAAGCCTCTACGGGGGGAGTGCAAACTCTGAGGCTTTCAGCGGCAACACCTTGAATGTTAAAACCTCTGGGCTGACGGCGAAAGCGATTAGCAATTTTGAGCATCTTAACTTCTACCTGCCTTCCACATTGTCTGCGGACGATACCGTGCTGACAGTGACCGGCACGGCAGACCTGACAGGCAGCGGCGGGCGGTCTTCCATCGTTAATGTGGGCATTGACGGCAGTTCCTCACCCCTGCTGAAAGGCGACAGCATAACGCTCATCAACGCCGCGGCGTTGGTCACCAATGGCAGCCTCAACGCCGGGGCGAGCGGCACGGGCATGCAGGGCGTGACCCTGGTGTACAACTTTGACCTCACAGTCGAAAACAACAAGCTGTTGGCCAAGGTCTCCTCAACCGGGGCTGCAGTGAATGAACAGTCCAAGGCGCTTTCAGAGGGCTTTGTTTCCGGCCTGGGCATGGTCACGCAAGGTGCGGACGTGGCCGCCGGGCAGGGCATGGATTCTGCCGTTTCCGCGGCCAAGGCCGGGGTTGCCGGCGGCGCCGGTGCCCCTGCCGGATTTGGTGCGGTTTCCGGCGGTTCCATGCGGTATAATTCCGGCTCGCATGTAGATATCAACAGTGTCTCCCTGATGGCCGGTCTGGCCTGGGGAGCCGACAGTTCCCTCGGCCGTCTGACTGTCGGGCCGTTTGTCGAATTCGGCAGCGGCTCGTACAATACCTACAATTCCTTCAGCGCTGCCGCTTCGGTCAAGGGAGACGGCAGCACCCGCTATGTTGGCGGCGGTGTCCTTGGCCGTGTGGATCTAGCCAATGCCGGCCCCGGCAATTTCTATGTCGAAGCCTCGGGCCGGGCGGGTGGCCTGGAAAACGAATATGACTCGTACGATCTGCGCAATGCAGCCGGACGCAGCGCGGAATACGATTCGTCATCCACGTATTACGGTTGGCATTTGGGAACCGGATATGTCTGGAGCATGGCGGAGAATACCTCGCTTGACCTCTACGGCAAATACTTCTGGACGCGGCAGGAGGGCGACTCCGTCACGCTGTCTACCGGCGACAACATCAGTTTCAAGGATGTGGACTCCAGCCGTGTGCGTCTCGGCTCGCGCTTCAGCCACGCGGTGAGTGAGTATATCACTCCCTACATTGGCGCGGCCTATGAGCATGAGTTTGACGGCATGGCCCGCGCCACCACCAACGGGCTTGACATGGCTGTTCCATCCATGAGGGGCGACACCGGCACCTGTGAGCTGGGGCTTGTGTCCGCACCGTGGGCATCGGTGCCATTGTCCCTGGACCTCGGCGTACAGGGGTATGTGGGCAAACGCGAGGGCGTGACCGGCAGCTTGAAGTTAACCTATGAATTCTAG